One Granulicella sp. 5B5 DNA window includes the following coding sequences:
- a CDS encoding glycosyl hydrolase family 28 protein, with the protein MKSLCTLVLCSLALGASAQKTFSVDKYGAKPGGTTMDTAAIQSAIDAAAKHGGTVIFPDGTYLTGSLFVKSGVTLRIDKGVTLMGSQDIKDYPERPTRVAGIEMTWPSALINVYKQTGATITGEGTIDGNGKVFWDSYWALRKIDEPKGLRWASDYDDKRPRLIQIFDSSKVRLGGGLNLHRSGFWTVHICYSHDVVVDGVTIRNNIGGRGPSTDGIDIDSSKHIEVMHADISVNDDALCLKAGRDSDGLRVNRPTEDIKLHDNVVRSGAAGVTFGSETSGGFRNIEAWNITTIEHVPVGILFKSAHTRGGFAENIRLHDFTMVNTPVVLRITMNWNPSYSYATIPAGMTGYPSYYKTLTTVVPAEKGIAHVHDVHIWNIHATGAKTVFEVDAYPNAPVYNVRLDHWDVQAQAAGHIDDAKNWTFSDVKLNTADHSVVALTDDTNVIGIATREVPRASQPDPAKKSFAEQDKQ; encoded by the coding sequence ATGAAGTCACTCTGCACGCTCGTTCTTTGCAGCCTCGCGCTCGGTGCCTCCGCGCAGAAGACCTTCTCGGTCGATAAGTACGGCGCAAAGCCTGGCGGCACAACGATGGACACCGCCGCGATCCAGAGCGCCATCGACGCGGCGGCGAAGCACGGCGGCACCGTCATCTTTCCCGACGGCACGTACCTCACCGGCTCGCTCTTCGTAAAGTCGGGCGTGACGCTGCGCATCGACAAGGGCGTCACGTTGATGGGCTCGCAGGACATCAAGGACTACCCGGAGCGCCCAACGCGCGTTGCGGGCATCGAGATGACGTGGCCCTCCGCGCTCATCAACGTCTACAAACAGACAGGCGCGACCATAACCGGCGAAGGCACCATCGACGGCAACGGCAAGGTCTTCTGGGACAGCTACTGGGCGCTGCGCAAGATTGACGAGCCCAAGGGCCTGCGCTGGGCTTCGGACTACGACGACAAGCGCCCGAGGCTGATCCAGATCTTCGACTCGTCGAAGGTACGGCTGGGCGGCGGTCTCAACCTGCATCGTTCGGGCTTCTGGACGGTGCATATCTGCTACTCGCACGATGTTGTCGTGGATGGCGTGACGATCCGCAACAACATCGGCGGCCGCGGTCCGTCCACTGACGGCATCGACATCGATAGCTCGAAGCACATTGAAGTGATGCACGCGGACATCTCCGTGAACGACGATGCGCTGTGCCTCAAGGCGGGCCGCGACTCTGACGGCCTACGCGTCAACCGTCCCACCGAAGACATCAAGCTTCACGACAACGTAGTGCGCTCTGGCGCGGCGGGTGTCACCTTCGGATCGGAGACCTCCGGTGGCTTCCGCAACATCGAGGCCTGGAACATCACCACCATCGAGCATGTGCCGGTCGGCATCCTCTTCAAGTCCGCACACACACGCGGCGGCTTTGCGGAGAACATCCGTCTGCACGACTTCACCATGGTGAACACGCCGGTGGTTCTGCGCATCACCATGAACTGGAACCCCAGCTACAGCTATGCGACGATCCCCGCGGGCATGACCGGCTATCCCAGCTACTACAAGACGCTCACGACGGTTGTTCCTGCGGAGAAGGGCATCGCGCACGTGCACGATGTCCACATCTGGAACATCCACGCCACGGGCGCGAAGACAGTCTTTGAGGTGGACGCGTACCCCAACGCGCCGGTCTACAACGTGCGGCTCGACCACTGGGATGTGCAGGCGCAGGCGGCGGGCCACATCGACGATGCGAAGAACTGGACGTTCTCCGACGTGAAGCTCAACACCGCCGACCACAGCGTCGTCGCGCTCACTGATGATACGAACGTCATAGGAATTGCCACACGCGAGGTCCCCCGCGCATCACAGCCTGACCCGGCGAAGAAGAGCTTTGCCGAGCAGGACAAGCAGTGA